A section of the Streptomyces sp. SLBN-118 genome encodes:
- a CDS encoding PaaI family thioesterase produces MTLSLTDAEKILADNFAPWVLDLGLTVVETGERHAVLRLPWSDRLARDGGGMSGQALMAAADTATVIAVASARGAYGPMTTVQQSTSFQRAVLDADVLVDARITKLGKRMAFADITMTAEGSDEAAARASTVYALLG; encoded by the coding sequence ATGACGCTGAGCCTTACCGACGCCGAAAAGATCCTCGCCGACAACTTCGCCCCCTGGGTCCTCGACCTCGGCCTGACCGTGGTCGAGACCGGCGAGCGCCACGCCGTACTGCGGCTGCCCTGGTCCGACCGGCTGGCCCGCGACGGCGGGGGCATGTCCGGGCAGGCGCTCATGGCCGCGGCCGACACGGCCACGGTGATCGCTGTCGCCTCGGCGCGGGGGGCGTACGGGCCGATGACCACCGTGCAGCAGTCCACCAGCTTCCAGCGGGCCGTCCTCGACGCCGATGTGCTGGTCGACGCCAGGATCACCAAGCTCGGCAAGCGCATGGCGTTCGCCGACATCACGATGACCGCCGAAGGATCGGACGAGGCGGCCGCCCGGGCATCCACCGTCTATGCGCTGCTGGGGTGA
- a CDS encoding LLM class F420-dependent oxidoreductase: MQLPVQSQSTIYAESWEAAAGAEDLAEIARAADRAGFAYLATCDHVAIPRRLADAMSTVWYDPVATLAFLAGITERVRLLSHVAVVGLRHPLVSAKQYATLDHLSGGRLILGVGAGHVQEEFEALGVDFAARGPVLDETIDALRAALGEEEFPEFAGEWFSFSGLGQRPRPAQRRIPLWVGGSSPAAVRRAAVRGDGWLPQGDPRTRLPDQIARLKALRADAGITAPIEIGAITEPLYVGDADWEIGRRTVSGKPEAIAESLRAYAAMGVHQIQVRFRSRSRGELTDQIAAFGADVAPHLN; this comes from the coding sequence ATGCAGCTCCCGGTCCAGTCGCAGAGCACCATCTACGCGGAGTCCTGGGAAGCCGCCGCCGGCGCCGAGGATCTCGCCGAGATCGCCCGTGCCGCCGACCGGGCGGGGTTCGCCTACCTGGCCACCTGCGATCACGTCGCCATCCCTCGGCGGCTCGCGGACGCCATGTCCACCGTCTGGTACGACCCCGTCGCCACCCTCGCCTTTCTCGCCGGGATCACCGAGCGCGTGCGGCTGCTCAGCCATGTGGCCGTCGTGGGTCTGCGGCATCCGCTTGTGAGCGCCAAGCAGTACGCCACCCTCGACCATCTCTCCGGCGGGCGGCTGATCCTCGGGGTCGGGGCCGGGCATGTCCAGGAGGAGTTCGAGGCGCTCGGCGTCGACTTCGCCGCGCGCGGGCCCGTACTCGACGAGACGATCGACGCGCTCAGAGCGGCGCTCGGCGAGGAGGAGTTTCCCGAGTTCGCCGGGGAGTGGTTCTCCTTCAGCGGGCTCGGGCAGCGGCCCAGGCCGGCCCAGCGCCGCATCCCCCTCTGGGTCGGCGGTTCCTCGCCCGCCGCCGTGCGCAGGGCCGCCGTACGAGGCGACGGCTGGCTCCCGCAGGGCGACCCGCGTACGCGGCTTCCCGACCAGATCGCCAGGCTCAAGGCCCTGCGCGCGGACGCGGGCATCACCGCGCCCATCGAGATCGGGGCGATCACCGAACCGCTGTATGTGGGCGATGCCGACTGGGAGATCGGGCGCCGCACCGTCAGCGGCAAGCCCGAGGCCATCGCCGAGTCGCTGCGTGCCTACGCCGCGATGGGTGTGCACCAGATCCAGGTCCGGTTCCGCAGCCGGAGCCGCGGCGAGCTCACGGACCAGATCGCGGCGTTCGGCGCCGACGTGGCCCCCCATCTGAACTGA
- a CDS encoding luciferase family protein, giving the protein MTFPVLPEREGDRPETGPEVPHLQLTQTSSPKIRELLLQWMDTALPGTVWGRSEISAPSSRALFLDAVAPAKGAVLLPPRGDAEFAHLHADGSLHLALDPSDHVAFLSSGWGEKHPLYNLGINVVMLYAPRSQADLEVAKKVIAASYEYATGHAAPAAA; this is encoded by the coding sequence ATGACGTTCCCGGTACTGCCCGAGCGTGAAGGCGACCGGCCCGAGACCGGGCCCGAAGTCCCGCACCTGCAGCTCACCCAGACCAGCTCACCCAAGATCAGGGAATTGCTGCTGCAGTGGATGGACACTGCGCTGCCCGGCACCGTCTGGGGCCGCAGCGAGATCTCCGCTCCCAGCTCGCGGGCACTGTTCCTCGACGCAGTCGCCCCCGCAAAGGGCGCCGTGCTGTTGCCGCCGCGCGGTGATGCGGAGTTCGCACACCTGCACGCTGACGGCAGCCTCCACCTGGCCCTGGACCCGTCCGACCACGTCGCGTTCCTGTCTTCCGGCTGGGGAGAGAAGCACCCGCTCTACAACCTCGGCATCAACGTCGTGATGTTGTACGCCCCCCGCAGCCAGGCTGACCTGGAGGTGGCCAAGAAAGTCATCGCCGCCTCGTACGAGTACGCGACCGGCCACGCAGCGCCCGCCGCGGCTTGA
- a CDS encoding helix-turn-helix domain-containing protein: MTDPVEQACPINPVIDLVFSRWTTPILWVLEHHGRLRFNQLQRHLPTITPKVLTQRVRQLERDGLIIRTYHAEIPPRVEYEISNLGRTLVPLFGAITDWSQAHFPQVGDARRAYDAARQEEEAWAEG; the protein is encoded by the coding sequence GTGACCGATCCCGTAGAGCAGGCGTGCCCGATCAACCCGGTGATCGACCTGGTGTTCAGCCGCTGGACCACCCCCATCCTGTGGGTCCTGGAGCACCACGGCCGGCTGCGCTTCAACCAACTGCAGCGACACCTGCCAACCATCACCCCCAAAGTCCTCACCCAGCGCGTGCGCCAGCTCGAACGCGACGGCCTGATCATCCGCACCTACCACGCTGAGATCCCCCCGCGGGTCGAGTACGAGATCAGCAACCTGGGCCGCACTCTGGTACCCCTCTTCGGCGCCATCACGGACTGGTCCCAAGCGCACTTTCCGCAGGTCGGCGACGCCCGCCGCGCCTACGACGCCGCGCGGCAGGAAGAAGAAGCCTGGGCCGAAGGCTGA